One region of Daphnia pulicaria isolate SC F1-1A chromosome 7, SC_F0-13Bv2, whole genome shotgun sequence genomic DNA includes:
- the LOC124349040 gene encoding uncharacterized protein LOC124349040 isoform X2: MVNYGVVSLPGVVSLMSTTRENCIKGKSKGDRSQSSEHLRPGNSCILRRIYQVAITVNYGVVQLLVVSSISGWTTGVLMPLVRFTVTPQLMLLRATTPKARSFILPRATLPNRMCTPPRLLSTTPPRHLRLHNYVWNGKERGLFFEQDEFYCNPLKIAAALQSYVANASLNLTFLVGRPNFMMAVPSPTTSVLLPQVVNENLCQSLIGVPKDVHEQVPLFRNSDGPVLPNYLSQLTSEKVEAADVNVLPTANVEGVILEDNNLIKVNATLTLNDGQKIPILVVIESMLSLKHDRTSDWL; the protein is encoded by the exons atgg TTAATTATGGCGTTGTCTCGCTGccgggtgttgtatcgttgatgtcgACTACGAGAGAAAACTGCATTAAAGGAAAGAGTAAAGGCGACAGAAGTCAATcaagtgagcatctccgaccaGGCAACAgctgcattcttcgtcgtatttACCAGGTCGCAATCACGG ttaactatggcgtcgtgcagCTATTGGTTGTTTCGTCGATATCTGGGTGGACCACTGGTGTGCTGATGCccctgg TTAGGTTTACAGTTACACCACAGCTCATGCTgctccgagctactacaccgaaggcCAGAAGTTTTATTCTTCCCCGAGCTACACTACCAAATCGCATGTGCACACCTCCCAGGCtcctaagtactacaccaccaaggcacctcaGACTACACAACTACGTA TGGAACGGTAAAGAGCGAGG tctCTTTTTCGAACAAGACGAATTCTATTGCAATCCCTTAAAGATAGCGGCGGCGTTGCAGTCGTACGTTGCCAACGCGTCGTTAAACTTGACATTTTTGGTTGGAAGGCCGAACTTCATGATGGCCGTACCATCACCTACGACAAGCGTCTTATTGCCGCAG GTGGTAAACGAAAATCTTTGCCAATCCTTGATCGGTGTCCCTAAAGATGTCCACGAGCAAGTGCCGCTGTTCCGCAACAGTGATGGCCCAGTCCTCCCTAACTATTTGAGCCAATTGACTTCCGAGAAGGTGGAAGCGGCAGACGTTAATGTGTTGCCCACAGCTAATGTAGAGGGTGTAATTTTGGAAgacaacaatttaattaaGGTCAATGCGACATTGACCTTAAACGATGGTCAAAAG ATTCCAATTTTGGTGGTTATCGAGTCAATGCTGAGCTTGAAGCACGATCGAACGTCCGATTG GCTCTGA
- the LOC124349040 gene encoding uncharacterized protein LOC124349040 isoform X1, translating to MVNYGVVSLPGVVSLMSTTRENCIKGKSKGDRSQSSEHLRPGNSCILRRIYQVAITVNYGVVQLLVVSSISGWTTGVLMPLGMADTNNLRNDQLLHRGCTVRFTVTPQLMLLRATTPKARSFILPRATLPNRMCTPPRLLSTTPPRHLRLHNYVWNGKERGLFFEQDEFYCNPLKIAAALQSYVANASLNLTFLVGRPNFMMAVPSPTTSVLLPQVVNENLCQSLIGVPKDVHEQVPLFRNSDGPVLPNYLSQLTSEKVEAADVNVLPTANVEGVILEDNNLIKVNATLTLNDGQKIPILVVIESMLSLKHDRTSDWL from the exons atgg TTAATTATGGCGTTGTCTCGCTGccgggtgttgtatcgttgatgtcgACTACGAGAGAAAACTGCATTAAAGGAAAGAGTAAAGGCGACAGAAGTCAATcaagtgagcatctccgaccaGGCAACAgctgcattcttcgtcgtatttACCAGGTCGCAATCACGG ttaactatggcgtcgtgcagCTATTGGTTGTTTCGTCGATATCTGGGTGGACCACTGGTGTGCTGATGCccctgggtatggcggataccaacaacttacgcaacgaccagttactacaccgaggttgcACAGTTAGGTTTACAGTTACACCACAGCTCATGCTgctccgagctactacaccgaaggcCAGAAGTTTTATTCTTCCCCGAGCTACACTACCAAATCGCATGTGCACACCTCCCAGGCtcctaagtactacaccaccaaggcacctcaGACTACACAACTACGTA TGGAACGGTAAAGAGCGAGG tctCTTTTTCGAACAAGACGAATTCTATTGCAATCCCTTAAAGATAGCGGCGGCGTTGCAGTCGTACGTTGCCAACGCGTCGTTAAACTTGACATTTTTGGTTGGAAGGCCGAACTTCATGATGGCCGTACCATCACCTACGACAAGCGTCTTATTGCCGCAG GTGGTAAACGAAAATCTTTGCCAATCCTTGATCGGTGTCCCTAAAGATGTCCACGAGCAAGTGCCGCTGTTCCGCAACAGTGATGGCCCAGTCCTCCCTAACTATTTGAGCCAATTGACTTCCGAGAAGGTGGAAGCGGCAGACGTTAATGTGTTGCCCACAGCTAATGTAGAGGGTGTAATTTTGGAAgacaacaatttaattaaGGTCAATGCGACATTGACCTTAAACGATGGTCAAAAG ATTCCAATTTTGGTGGTTATCGAGTCAATGCTGAGCTTGAAGCACGATCGAACGTCCGATTG GCTCTGA